A stretch of the Bdellovibrio sp. 22V genome encodes the following:
- a CDS encoding TetR/AcrR family transcriptional regulator, whose protein sequence is MAKRIARDPEKTRAQILNASFMEIYSRGFNGVGVRELAAKADVTIGAFFHYFPTKNHVGYAIVDEIIHTGILDRWIKPLNAYKNPIQGILKCFKNTFDNWPDEYVALGCPLNNLTQEMAGSDELFKQKTRAVLEDWIAKTREHLKRAQQTGYLRKNVNTQELAEYIVTFQEGTFAMGKALNDRRIFDSMYNSLKQHLEALIS, encoded by the coding sequence ATGGCTAAACGTATTGCAAGAGATCCAGAAAAAACACGTGCCCAGATATTGAATGCCTCATTTATGGAAATCTATAGCCGGGGCTTTAATGGTGTTGGCGTGCGCGAACTGGCTGCCAAGGCCGATGTCACAATCGGGGCCTTCTTCCACTACTTCCCCACAAAAAACCACGTCGGCTATGCCATTGTCGATGAAATCATCCACACGGGAATTCTGGACCGTTGGATTAAGCCGCTGAACGCTTACAAGAATCCGATTCAAGGCATCTTGAAATGTTTTAAGAACACTTTTGATAACTGGCCGGATGAATACGTAGCCCTTGGATGTCCGTTGAATAATCTCACTCAAGAAATGGCGGGCTCGGATGAACTCTTCAAACAAAAGACTCGCGCCGTTTTAGAAGATTGGATCGCCAAAACCCGCGAGCACCTGAAGCGCGCCCAGCAAACCGGCTACTTGCGTAAGAACGTGAACACCCAGGAACTCGCGGAATATATAGTGACGTTTCAAGAGGGCACGTTCGCGATGGGTAAGGCGTTGAACGATCGTCGTATCTTTGATTCGATGTACAACTCGCTGAAGCAGCATCTTGAGGCCTTGATTTCTTGA
- a CDS encoding DoxX family protein, protein MTSKAIWMGRILSGLAIAFLLFDGTIKFFMDKLPPEALEAGAALQWPMELMPTVGTILLICTLLYAIPKTSLLGAVLLTGYLGGAIASHVRVSNPLFSHTLFPLYIAAFIWLGLYLRDSRLRQVFP, encoded by the coding sequence ATGACCTCAAAAGCAATATGGATGGGTAGAATCTTAAGCGGTTTGGCGATCGCCTTTTTATTGTTCGATGGCACCATTAAATTTTTTATGGATAAGCTTCCACCGGAAGCTCTAGAAGCCGGGGCTGCATTGCAGTGGCCGATGGAGCTTATGCCGACGGTAGGAACCATTCTTTTGATTTGCACTCTTCTTTACGCCATTCCAAAGACGTCGCTTCTTGGTGCGGTTCTTCTTACAGGATATTTAGGTGGAGCTATCGCAAGCCACGTGCGTGTCAGCAATCCACTTTTCTCGCACACGCTTTTTCCTCTGTATATTGCTGCTTTTATCTGGCTGGGTCTTTATTTGCGTGACTCCCGCCTTAGACAAGTCTTTCCCTAA
- a CDS encoding SRPBCC family protein, with protein sequence MNIKVDPKLDLVLEKIVPATPEQIYKAWTDPVGIKEWFCPKPWQTVECEMDLRPGGKFFSVMQSPEGQKFPSTGCFLELVPYEKLVWTTALQPGFRPSPKPQSPHDLMFTAVLLLEKHPEGTKYTAIAIHQDEEGRKVHEQMGFHEGWGIVVQQLTEYLKK encoded by the coding sequence ATGAATATCAAAGTCGATCCAAAACTTGATCTTGTGCTAGAAAAAATCGTTCCCGCAACTCCCGAGCAAATCTACAAAGCGTGGACGGACCCAGTTGGAATTAAAGAATGGTTTTGTCCGAAGCCTTGGCAAACTGTTGAGTGCGAAATGGATTTGCGCCCTGGTGGAAAATTCTTTTCCGTCATGCAAAGCCCTGAAGGACAAAAGTTCCCAAGTACAGGATGTTTTTTAGAACTCGTCCCTTATGAAAAACTTGTTTGGACGACGGCTCTGCAGCCAGGCTTTAGACCTTCACCAAAGCCGCAGAGTCCGCACGATTTAATGTTCACAGCCGTTCTGCTTCTGGAAAAGCATCCAGAAGGTACCAAGTACACTGCCATCGCGATACACCAAGACGAAGAAGGCCGTAAGGTCCATGAGCAAATGGGCTTTCATGAAGGCTGGGGCATCGTGGTTCAGCAGTTGACGGAGTATTTGAAGAAATAA